A DNA window from Nitrospira sp. contains the following coding sequences:
- a CDS encoding hypothetical protein (Evidence 5 : Unknown function; MaGe:77311071) produces the protein MLALVVVRPAFNVTVPPYNMIGPATLVALPIVRSAVLPLLPSVKPLIVFATVQPESGQVSAEEKLVPNGWTVKAPVVSMALAELVATVSPVRVISLELLVTAVPAFFPRVDPLIMSPPDWPLTSMSPVLASTFVFCSHTP, from the coding sequence GGTGGTGAGGCCCGCGTTCAATGTAACCGTGCCACCGTACAACATGATTGGCCCGGCCACGCTCGTGGCACTGCCGATCGTGAGGTCGGCCGTATTGCCACTCTTACCGAGTGTCAAGCCGCTGATCGTGTTCGCCACCGTCCAACCAGAGAGCGGCCAGGTCAGCGCCGAAGAAAAACTGGTGCCGAACGGTTGGACGGTCAAGGCCCCAGTGGTGTCAATGGCACTCGCAGAACTCGTGGCCACGGTGTCCCCGGTGAGAGTGATATCGCTCGAGCTGCTAGTGACCGCAGTACCCGCTTTCTTCCCAAGAGTCGACCCATTGATTATGAGCCCTCCCGATTGGCCATTGACGAGTATGTCCCCCGTATTGGCCAGCACGTTCGTGTTCTGCAGCCACACGCCATAA